One Glycine soja cultivar W05 chromosome 2, ASM419377v2, whole genome shotgun sequence genomic region harbors:
- the LOC114386853 gene encoding uncharacterized protein LOC114386853: MDSLPSVSPSMVLPPSHPFRRLPPSLVSSRTRSRRRRHVSVSCTLAGDGTDDEVERALHMDGAIPRTSDEFVKRVSSRAYDMRRNLQQSFDTSSYDVLDANPWREISKPVYVLTQKENQLCTMKTRRNRSEVERELGLLFSKGSKWSSGIGNQSKQARGGTNKFQMLVEDVREGVLVFEDANEAVKYCDLLEGGGQGCEGVAEIEASSIFDLCQKMRALAVLFRRGRTPPLPESLKLNLRARNRSLEDQDDLM, translated from the exons ATGGATTCCCTTCCTTCCGTCTCGCCCTCCATGGTCCTCCCTCCGAGCCATCCTTTCCGCCGCCTCCCTCCCAGCCTCGTCTCCTCCCGAACCAGAAGCCGCCGTCGCCGCCACGTGTCGGTGTCCTGCACCCTCGCCGGCGACGGCACCGATGACGAAGTCGAAAGGGCTCTTCACATGGACGGCGCAATTCCCCGCACCTCCGACGAGTTCGTCAAGCGCGTATCCTCACGCGCCTACGACATGCGCCGCAATCTCCAACAATCCTTCGACACCAGCAGCTACGACG TTTTAGATGCCAACCCTTGGAGAGAGATTTCAAAGCCTGTGTATGTACTCACGCAAAAGGAAAATCAACTGTGCACAATGAAAACCCGCAGAAATAGAAG CGAAGTTGAAAGAGAGCTTGGATTGTTGTTTTCTAAAGGCAGCAAGTGGAGTTCTGGAATTGGAAATCAGTCAAAACAAGCGAGGGGAGGGACTAATAAGTTTCAAATGCTTGTGGAAGATGTTAGAGAGGGAGTGCTG GTATTTGAAGATGCAAACGAGGCAGTAAAGTATTGTGACTTGCTAGAAGGAGGTGGTCAAGGTTGTGAAGGTGTTGCCGAGATAGAAGCCTCATCG ATATTTGATCTTTGCCAGAAAATGAGGGCTCTTGCAGTTCTATTCCGCAGAGGGAGGACACCTCCTCTACCCGAAAGTCTTAAGCTGAATCTGCGAGCTCGTAATCGGTCCCTTGAAGATCAAGATGATTTGATGTGA
- the LOC114386861 gene encoding vesicle transport v-SNARE 12-like yields MSEVFEGYERQYCELSANLSRKCSSASLVSGQEQQQQKLSEIKAGLDDADVLIRKMDLEARSLQPSVKAMLLAKLREYKSDLTNLKKEFKRLTSPNADEVAREELLETGMANTHLASADQRERLTMSVERINQSGERIRESHRTLLETEELGVNILQDLHSQRETLLNSHKRLHGIDDAIDKSKKVLTTMSRRITRNKWIVASVIGALVFAIVIILFYKLSR; encoded by the exons ATGAGTGAGGTCTTCGAAGGGTACGAGCGCCAGTACTGTGAGCTCTCTGCTAATCTCTCTCGCAAATGCAGTTCTGCCTCTCTTGTTTCTGGCCAGG AACAGCAGCAGCAGAAGTTGTCTGAGATTAAAGCGGGACTAGATGATGCTGATGTTCTG ATTCGGAAAATGGACCTTGAGGCGAGAAGTTTGCAGCCAAGTGTAAAAGCAATGCTTCTTGCAAAGTTGAGGGAATACAAATCTGATctaaccaatttgaaaaaggaaTTTAAAAGGCTAACATCACCTAATGCTGACGAGGTTGCCCgtgaagaattgttggagactGGAATGGCAAATACACATTTG GCTTCTGCTGATCAGAGAGAACGATTAACAATGTCTGTGGAGAGAATAAACCAGTCGGGTGAGAGAATTAGGGAGAGCCATAGAACCTTGCTGGAGACTGAAGAACTAGGTGTCAACATCCTCCAAGATTTGCACAGTCAGAGAGAGACTCTACTGAACTCCCATAAAAGG CTTCATGGGATAGATGATGCTATCGACAAGAGTAAGAAGGTTTTAACTACCATGTCACGGAGAATAACTAGAAACAAATGGATCGTTGCATCCGTGATTGGAGCTCTTGTTTTTGCTATAgtgattattcttttttacaaGCTATCTCGTTAG